From one Lolium rigidum isolate FL_2022 chromosome 4, APGP_CSIRO_Lrig_0.1, whole genome shotgun sequence genomic stretch:
- the LOC124706548 gene encoding autophagy-related protein 18h-like produces the protein MQPTPLYSEETEGFRASHPMLLVVAGDETNGMGMVQGGRLSALIRDTNSEPQNGNCISTPTVVRFYSLKSHTYVHVLRFRSAVYIVRCSPRIVAVALAAQIYCFDAVTLENKFSVLSYPLQGSPGANIGYGPMSVGPRWLAYAPNGPVLSSTGRLSPQNLTPSPGVSPSTSPSNGTLVARYAMESSKQIAAGIINLGDMGYKTLSKYCQELLPDGSNSPLSSSPGRRSGKIPSSVHPLEADNAGTVIIKDVTSKVVISQFRAHTSPISALCFDPSGTLLVTASVHGHNINVFRIMPTSIANGSGSKRYDWTASHVHLYKLHRGMTAAVIQDISFSHFSQWVSIVSARGTCHIFTLSPFGGDSSLQPQGSHSDGPPLAPCQSRPWWSKPSFLMDQQLHPVPSTVTNSVVSRIKNSSSSWLNTVSNVAASASGKLSVPSGAITAVFYNSIYQGSLPAPSKANALEHLLVYSPSGHVIQHELLPSSGSETSDSSPAVGPGAHLQLQDDELHVTAEPVQWWDVCRRTNWPERDQDIANVVFHNQQNSTMTADSSDCEDSDHSDFTPSNDGMSRKEVMKVREKSSWYLSNAEVQISSWRIPIWDKSKIFFYVMDHPATDSGESVSLDGGEIEVEKLSLHEVELRRRELLPVFKQFHYPEQNRNLARGQFQNASSDIGSTHYSLAKDNAVYGPKPVPQISGFYTDMRKTGNMNGLAGPLFSGPIPAVDLLPMEKFNTTESPEVTDLTANHKVDNESIKASTIMPRSRESADCVPSHIRPLTNYSLLDQTLDNGSSPASNESCTTELTNNSLVSNGAITDIPNGGHKSVGSGQDETPGSHNSGEFTQYFQEGYCKISELDDCRELTEAVTDADSSSSHCEREKPEEDGDNDDMLGGVFAFSEEG, from the exons ATGCAACCCACACCACTTTACTCTGAAGAAACTGAAGGATTCAGGGCATCACATCCTATGCTTCTGGTCGTTGCTGGGGATGAGACAAACGGCATGGGTATGGTTCAAGGCGGTCGCTTAAGTGCGCTGATCAGGGATACAAACAGTGAACCTCAGAACGGAAACTGCATTTCTACCCCAACAGTTGTCCGCTTCTACTCTTTGAAGTCCCACACCTATGTGCATGTTCTTAGGTTCCGATCTGCTGTGTATATAGTTCGTTGCAGCCCCCGGATTGTCGCCGTAGCACTCGCAGCACAA ATCTACTGCTTTGATGCTGTAACCCTTGAGAACAAGTTCAGCGTCTTGTCATACCCTTTGCAAGGGTCACCTGGGGCAAACATTGGCTATGGTCCAATGTCTGTTGGCCCAAGGTGGTTGGCTTATGCTCCCAATGGCCCTGTACTATCAAGCACAGGTCGTCTAAGCCCACAGAACCTTACGCCTTCTCCAGGAGTGAGCCCGTCTACTTCTCCTAGCAATGGAACCTTAGTTGCTAGATATGCAATGGAGTCCAGCAAGCAAATAGCTGCTGGTATAATTAATCTTGGTGATATGGGATACAAAACACTGTCAAAGTACTGCCAAGAACTGCTGCCTGATGGTTCTAATTCCCCACTGTCATCAAGTCCAGGAAGAAGATCTGGCAAAATTCCCTCTAGTGTGCATCCACTGGAAGCTGACAATGCAGGAACG GTAATCATCAAGGATGTCACCTCAAAAGTTGTCATCTCACAGTTTAGGGCTCACACGAGTCCCATATCTGCTCTTTGTTTCGATCCTAGTGGAACCCTTTTGGTCACAGCCTCTGTTCATGGGCACAACATAAATGTTTTCAGGATCATGCCAACCTCCATTGCTAATGGCTCAGGCTCAAAGCGTTATGATTGGACAGCATCTCATGTTCACCTTTACAAACTGCATCGTGGCATGACTGCAGCT GTCATACAGGACATATCTTTTAGCCATTTCAGCCAGTGGGTATCTATTGTTTCGGCACGAGGCACGTGCCATATTTTTACACTGTCTCCTTTTGGTGGTGATTCGAGTTTGCAGCCACAGGGTTCTCATAGTGATGGGCCACCTCTTGCCCCATGTCAGTCAAGGCCATGGTGGTCAAAGCCATCATTTCTTATGGATCAACAGCTTCATCCTGTGCCATCAACTGTGACAAACTCTGTAGTCAGTAGGATAAAAAACAGCAGTTCCAGTTGGCTAAACACAGTCAGTAACGTGGCTGCTTCTGCAAGCGGAAAACTATCCGTGCCATCTGGTGCTATCACCGCTGTCTTCTATAATTCCATTTACCAAGGTTCTTTGCCGGCTCCATCAAAGGCTAATGCTTTGGAGCATTTGTTGGTGTATTCACCGTCTGGTCATGTTATTCAACATGAGCTTCTGccttcttcaggatctgaaaccTCTGATAGCAGCCCAGCAGTTGGGCCTGGTGCTCATTTACAGCTCCAAGACGATGAGTTGCATGTTACTGCTGAACCAGTTCAATGGTGGGATGTATGCCGTAGGACAAACTGGCCAGAAAGGGACCAGGACATTGCAAATGTTGTATTCCACAACCAACAAAACAGTACGATGACAGCAGATTCTTCTGATTGCGAGGATAGCGATCATTCGGATTTCACTCCGTCAAATGATGGTATGTCAAGGAAAGAGGTTATGAAAGTCAGAGAAAAATCAAGCTGGTATCTCTCAAATGCAGAGGTACAAATAAGCTCATGGAGGATTCCCATATGGGACAAGTCTAAG ATTTTCTTCTACGTGATGGATCATCCTGCTACAGACTCAGGGGAATCGGTTAGCCTTGATGGTGGAGAAATTGAGGTCGAAAAGTTGTCTCTTCACGAGGTTGAACTCAGGAGGAGGGAACTGCTCCCTGTATTTAAGCAATTCCACTATCCTGAGCAAAATAG gaatcttgcaagaggACAATTTCAGAATGCGTCATCTGACATTGGAAGCACACATTACAGCTTGGCAAAGGATAATGCTGTATATGGACCCAAACCAGTGCCCCAGATATCTGGATTTTACACTG ATATGCGAAAAACAGGAAACATGAATGGTTTAGCTGGGCCATTATTTTCTGGACCTATTCCTGCTGTGGATTTGCTTCCAATGGAAAAATTCAATACTACTGAGTCTCCTGAAGTTACAGATTTGACTGCAAATCACAAAGTAGATAATGAGAGCATTAAGGCATCCACCATCATGCCTCGATCTAGAGAGAGTGCGGATTGTGTGCCATCGCACATCAGACCATTGACCAACTATTCCCTCTTGGATCAAACTCTTGATAATGGATCTTCTCCTGCAAGTAACGAGTCATGCACAACTGAATTAACCAATAATTCTTTGGTCAGCAATGGTGCAATAACTGACATCCCAAATGGGGGTCACAAGAGCGTCGGTTCTGGACAGGATGAAACGCCTGGTTCTCACAACTCTGGAGAGTTTACCCAGTATTTCCAAGAGGGCTATTGTAAAATATCAGAACTCGATGACTGCCGTGAGTTAACTGAAGCTGTTACTGATGCtgacagcagcagcagccactGCGAGAGAGAGAAGCCCGAGGAAGATGGGGACAACGATGACATGCTTGGAGGGGTTTTCGCCTTCAGTGAAGAAG GTTGA